In Chiloscyllium punctatum isolate Juve2018m chromosome 10, sChiPun1.3, whole genome shotgun sequence, a single window of DNA contains:
- the tra2b gene encoding transformer-2 protein homolog beta isoform X4, which translates to MREESQDKKKIEALKDSRSPSKSPSGSPHGSGKSASQSPENSPERSRSRDGSRRSRSKSRSRSRSKSRSVSRRSSRRRYSRSRSRSRSRRRRSRSRSYSPDYRRRRSHSRSPMSNRRRHIGNRANPDPNTCLGVFGLSLYTTERDLREVFSRYGPLAGVNVVYDQQSNRSRGFSFVYFENVDDAKEAKERANGMELDGRRIRVDFSITKRAHTPTPGIYMGRPTYSSRRRDSYDRYDRYDDREYYSRSYRRRSPSPYYSRGGYRSRSRSRSYSPRRY; encoded by the exons atgagggaagagtccCAAGACAAAAAGAAGATAGAAGCATTAAAG GATTCACGTTCCCCTTCTAAATCACCAAGTGGGAGTCCACATGGATCTGGCAAGTCTGCCAGCCAGTCTCCAGAAAACTCTCCTGAACGTTCCCGTTCCAGAGATGGATCAAGGCGCTCCAGGTCCAAATCTCGATCTCGTTCAAGATCCAAATCAAG GTCTGTTTCCCGGAGGAGTTCTCGCAGGCGTTACTCAAGGTCTCGATCCCGCTCTCGTTCCCGCCGTAGGAGATCCAGGAGCAGGTCTTACAGCCCTGATTATAGGCGCCGCCGTAGCCATAGCCGATCTCCAATGTCAAATCGCAGGCGTCATATTGGCAATCGG GCTAACCCTGACCCCAACACTTGTCTGGGAGTTTTTGGACTAAGTCTGTATACCACTGAGCGAGATCTGCGAGAGGTCTTTTCGAGATATGGTCCACTTGCAGGGGTTAATGTCGTGTATGATCAACAATCAAATCGCTCCAGAGGCTTTTCATTTGTCTACTTTGAGAACGTCGACGATGCTAAAGAG GCTAAAGAGCGGGCCAATGGAATGGAATTGGATGGACGAAGGATTCGCGTTGATTTCTCGATTACGAAAAGAGCTCACACACCTACCCCTGGAATCTACATGGGAAGGCCAACTTA TAGTTCACGCCGCAGAGACAGTTATGACCGATATGACAGATATGATGATCGAGAGTATTACAGCAGATCTTACAG